tttaaatattgttattgccttatttctgtttttaaattatttacttccgcaagttttggttatcttccgcaatttaggcttacctagtcgtagagactaggtgccagcacgatggttcacggagggtgaaccagggtcgtgacaaaatttctaataatttaacataattttgctatttttttaatctaatatatagtcttattacaTTTTTGTGGCTTTTTATTAACTTGcaaatttatttaatatcattatcaactacttttctttaataatataagataaatatataatttttttaattatgaaataaatattgattttgttttaaaaacattgctcgaaaattttaaattatttaaaatttaataatatttttaagtattgtatatttattttattttattttcgaaACTTATGATTTATTAATGTCCTTAcattatttcaaatttatttttattgttcaatttttttagtttttgattttaacTATTAaacttgagttatgtggacttatattatgacttttcttagtATAATATAAAAAGTTTTCTCATctgaaatttaaataagttttaccctttttcgtatgataaaaaatctgaatttttatttttttctctatttattcgttatttttgattttatattattcaatacctaataCTATTACACTGTCATGTGAACTTTTATTATCAtgttttaatttggtatttatttttaccacactcattctaatataatatagataaaaatttaaaaactttctcatctcaaattcaaataatttttatcattctattttcttaattggaccatatttttaaaaattatgttatgctttcaaattTAAACATACTGAACTTAATTCAAATATAATTAtagaaaaaaaaatttctttattGTTCGAACACATTAAATCTAAATGTTGttgtaatatttacgtataaaatattcgtttgcacgatttatcagtattaatatgaatttattattcttgttattaaaatatcttttgttgattatttaatttttctcttaccttataaataatttgtatactttatgtaagatctttttaatttttaaactcaataaatccttaatatcttaagtaaattttagttttattctatattttaacttactccgaagtataaatagttataggttatctcaatttacgtctttatatatttttattttttcctattatagtttttaattaatttttcacctccatatttctagctaatatagaaaaaAATCTATTACTAgatcaatatataaatataaatatagatatagatatagatacaaatatacatataaacttaattatagatatatagattagatttgtctaagatctatttagattatgtataagattcattaaactacttccattaattatgtttctatatataatttctaattattaatgttgtcctaaaattgtcaagtggcttcattttagcttgccacttggcttaaccacaatgcatactgctctccttttaatataatatagatatagatagataattattttctttatctattttgccaccactaattcagtaatttATTTACGAAAGGTTATGTTTTTCATGTTCTTCTTTAAATTGAATCTACGTTTCTTGATTAATTTCTTTTCAGTTTATGATGAATTTTGAGTTAATTACTTTGAGTTTCGATTTTAAGAAAGAATCCATTTTATGTGTTCGTACTTTAAAATGTATGTACGTTCTTGGCTAATTTCTTATCATTTTGTGATAGTTTTTGAGTTGAATTAAATTATTGATCGCTTAGCCCTAAGTTTAGGTTTTAAGAAAGAACCTGACCTCTTTTTTCGTACTTTAAATTGAATGTACGTTCTTGGCTAATTTCTTTTCagtttgtgatgatttttgggtTGAATTAAATGATTGATCGTTTAGCTCTGAGTTTAggttttaagagaaaaataaagaaTCCCACAAAGAAGGCTAAATATGGACTATTGTTGCTAATAGACTGGGCTAATAGTGGGTTATATCCTGTGGTTATACTTTTGTTGTGGTTCAAATTTTTTGTAATATGGAATGTGCTTATTTAGAGTAGAATGGATAGAAGATCCCGTGTAACCAGCCAAATTAATTTGGAATTGAGGTGTATCTATCTTCTAGCAttttgaaaaatagctttttAGAGTTTTTTAATCTTtcgaaaaattttaaaatttatcttcaagtgaaatgtgaaatttttattgaattaagataattatatatatttatttttccttctttgtatCTTTTGTAGAGTTTAGCTAGCTTAGTTTGTTAATCATAGTTAGTTGGTAGTTAACTGTGGCCTAGCTATCAAAGTAGTTAGAATTAGTTTGTGGAGTGGTACCCACGTATATATATACACTATTAGATATCAGAAATAAATAGCTTTCATTCTCCCATACTTGTAAAtcaaatcttcttcttcttcagctcATGCGAAGCTTCTAGAGCTCATCAATGGAGTCTCTGATCAACGATGAAACTCGATATCTCAAATCCACAAGTTGACATGGTGTCAGAGCATAGGAATCTCCGATTCAATCGTCTCTAGTATCTCCTAGCTCAAACGATCTGAGCAGTGTTCTTTGATTTGCCCTAATTCTCAATCGATCCGCGCAGTGTGAGCTTCGCCTTATCTTCAATtttactttcctaaattctcaTCTTATTTTTCTATTATGTATCTCTTGAATTTTTCAATATGGTTGTTGTCGATCAAATCGATGCGACTGATAATACCGCAAATGTCGAAAATGTCGAAACTACTGTCAATTTTGCTCTAGATCCTGGTGATCCTCTCTACCTACACCCGTCGGATAATCCTGGAGCTATGCTAGTTAGTGTGGCTTTCGGTGGAATTGGATATAGAACTTGGAGGCGTGCAGTTTTGTATGGCCTTTCTGTTAAAAATAAAATTGATTTCATTAGTGGAGAGTGTAAGCGTCCTGATCCCAATTTCCCAAGTTCCGACAGTGGAAACGGTGTGATGACATGATGACCTCGTGAATTCTAAATTTATTCTCAAACGAGATAGCGGATAGTGTAGAATATGCAGGTGATGTTGTTAAATTATGGAGGGAATTGGAGGATCGATAAGAGCAAACTAATGGTGCGAGATTGTATCAAATCCAAAAGGAGATCAATGACCTATCTCAGGGAGTCCTAGACATCACATGCTACTACGCTCAATTGAAGAAACTCTGGGAAGAGTTGAGTACTTTGAGTGCAAAAACTCAATACAGCCGCCAGTGTACCTGTGGTGCTAAGGAAGGTATGCACAAGGTTGAGCAGGATAGGAGGTTAATTCGATTCCTTTTGGAGCTCAATGAAGTGTACACAACAATGAGGGGTAGCATTCTCATGATGAACCCTCTTCCTTCAATGGCACAAGCCTTTTGTTTGCTCATCCAGGATGAAAAGCATTGTGAAATGAGACCTTCAAATCATATGGTTGCAGAGTCAATTTCCCTCCATGTTAATGCTTCAGGAAATGCCAACAATTTCAGGAACAATAACTTCAGGACTAATTACACTCCCAATTCCAATTTGCCAAATACCAATAGGTCAAGGCCCTTTTGTGACTACTGCAAATGTCTAGGACAGACTAAAGATAAGAGTTTCAAACTTCATGGTTATCCCCAGACTTCAAGCAACAATCAAAACATCAAGTACAATAAGAACAAAAGAGTTGTGGCCAATGCACACTCCAACCTGTCTGATGAGATCTCTGCCAAGACTGAGGAGTTTGGATCCAAGGATGAGAATCAGAATCTAAACCTGTCTAAGGTACAATATAGCCAATTGATTAAAATACTTCAGCACTTCAATACCAGCAGTGGAGGAGAAAGTTCTTAGAACACAAACCATGGAGTTGGATCAGTAAACCTTACTGCAGGAACTATGAACTTTGCAGGTATAGTAACTTGTACATCCTCTATTGATTTTGGAAAGTTATCTTGTAAATATTTCAGAACTTGGACTGACACGTGGATTTTACACTCAGGAGCTTCAAATCATATGACCTTTAATAAGACTTCATTAGTTGATATTAGGATTTTACCCTATCCCTTGCTAGTCACACTCCCAAATGGCTATAGAGTTAAGGTAACAGAGATTGGTAGTGTGTATCTTGCTCCCTAAATTACTCTACGCAAAGTCATGTTTGTTCCCTCTTTCAAGTTTAATCTCATTTCTATATCCTCTTTGACTGCACAACTTAAATCCTTGATAGCCTTTACTGACACATATTGTCTGATGCAGGCCCCTTCAATGAAGAGGCCTCTGGAGATTGGAAAAATCAGGGATGGTCTGTATCTCTTGTGCTCCCTCTGTTTGAAGAGTGTTAGTACTGGTTCTGCATCTGTGTCTCCTTTTCCTATTTCATGTCATGTTTTTGATGTACATAGTTTGCAAACTCCATCTAGTGTCTATAATCACAGTCCTTCACAGAATCATTCCTTTTGAAGTGTAAATAATTTCATTTGCAATAAAACACATGATTGTGATTATTCCTTATCTCATAAGAATGATGTTAATGTGTTGTGGAACAATAGATTAGGCTATGTTCCTTTTGCAAAGATGAGAAATATCACCACTATACCTGTTGCTTTTTCTAATAAACAACCCTTCTTGTGTTCTATATGCCCCATGGCCAAACAGACTAGACTGCCCTTTCCTAAAAAAGCCAGTAACACTAAATAAATTTTTGACCTCTTACATGTTGATCTGTGGGGACTCTATCATGTCCCCATACATGACAATTACAAGTACTTCTTAACCATTATAGATGATCATAGCAGGTCTACATGGACTCACATTTTGTCTAGTAAAAGCAATTCCCTCCAGATACTTAAAGCCTTcatatcttttgtcaaaactcagTTTCACTTGACCATTAAATCAGTAAGATCATATAATGATTTAGAGTTCACCAGTACAGAAGCAAACTCTTTCTTTCAGACCCAAGGCATTATTCATCAGAGAACTTGTCCAtacacaccacaacaaaatggtgtagttGAGAGAAAATATAGATACCTTCTAAGACAGCCAGAGCACTTTTATTTCAATCAAAGTTACATATAAGGTACTGGGGTGAATATATCCTGACAGCTACATACCTTATTAACAGACTACCTACCACATACCTCAAGAACAAATGTCCCTTTGAACTCCTATACAAAAGGAAACCAAATTACTCCCATTTGAGAAGCTTTGGGTGTCTATGTTTCCCCACTATACCAAAGATACATAGGGACAAATTTTATCCAAGAACTATGCCTCGTGTCTTTATTGGATATCCTTTTGAAACTAAAGGATACAAAGTACTGAACTTGCAGACCAGGAAGATTCACATATCCAGAGATGTAACCTTCCATGAAAATGTGTTTCCATTTGTTGTGTCACATGTTAAGGTTCTTCTTTTCCAACTCTACCACATTTCATTTCTGATCTACACACTACTATATCTCAACCTACAACAGGCAATCCACCAAGCCCAGACAACTCTGAAGCAGGACATGATCACTCTTTATCTTATCACTCTCCACCTGATCACTTTGCTCCTATTTTTCCGGAGTTACACTCTCACTCTACTGAAATCCTCCCACAGAATCCTTTTGATCCCACTTCACAAAGTGAGTTTCTTGTCCTAGAGCCTAGAAGGTCTGGTAGAGAACACAAATTACCTGCACACTTGCAGGATTACATCTATTCTATACCTCAATTGAAGCCAACTTTTATTCCTTTGTCTATTGATCCGTCAACCACTCCAACTTCCCTTGATGCCTTATTCTCCTTACATAGTCATGTTCCTACTAATTCTTTAATCCATAATAGTCAGTTGCTTGTTATGAATATTTTCAATGATTCTGAACCATCTTCAAATGAGGAAGTTGCTCTTAATCCTGCCTGGCAAGCAGCAATAACACAGGAGTTTGAAGCCCTACATGTTAATCATACCTGGGATATAATGCCCTTACTAAGTGGGAAACATGTAATTGGCTGTAGGTGGGTATACAAGATTAAACACAAAGCTGATAGAACAATAGAGAGGTTCAACACTAGGTTGGTAGTAAAAGAGTATACCCAGCAGCCTGGCATAGATTACACAGAACCTTCAGTCCTGTAGTGAAAATGACAATAGTGAGAGTTCTCATAGGTAAAGCATTGAAGAAGCAGTGGCATATCTTTTAGTTGGATGTGAACAATGCATTCCTTCATGGAGACATGCATGAGGAAGTCTATATGCAAATACCACCAGGATTGAAAGGTTTAGTTTGTAAGTTGAACAAATCCTTATATGGCCTCAAATAGGCAAATCAGACAATGGTACTCTAAGTTGACTGAGGCCCTTTGCTCAAGGGGTTATGTGTGTTCTCTCATTGACTACTCACTTTTctaaaagaaaacagaatattcTACCATCTATATAgtagtatatgtagatgatgttatcatcattGGGACATACATCTTAGAAATTACTCAAGTCAAATGCTTTTTACATGATCAATTTAAGATAAAAGACCTAGGGAAGCTACACTATTTTCTTGGTTTGGAGGTTCTTTACACAAGTGATGGGGAGATAATATCTCAAAGGAAGTTTGCACTAGACTTACTCAAAGAATATGATTGTCTTTCTTATAGCATCCTGTCTACTCCTCTTGATTCAAATGAAAAACTAAGAGACCAGGAAGGAGAAGCATTGCCAAACCCTACTTATTACAGAAAATTGGTAGGAAAATTAAATTTCCTCACCAATACCAGACTGGACATAGCCTTCAGTGTACAGCACCTCAGCCAATTCATGCAAGACCCCAGGAAGCCACATTTGAAAGCAGCTTTTCGCTTGCTTAGGTACCTGAAGAGTGATCCAACTCTAGGAATCTTTCTATCTAATGACTATGGTTGCAGCCTGAAGGGTTATTATGACTCAGACTGGGCTGCTTGTCCAGATTCTAGAAGGTCAGTTACTGGCTACATAGTCCTGCTGGGCAATAATCCAATTTGTTAGAAGTCCAAGAAACAAGAAACAGTGTCCCTATCTTCAGCAGAATACAGATCCTTGAGGAAAATTATTGGTGAACTAACTTGGTTATGCAGACTATTTGATGAACTCACTATTTCCTATCCTAAGCATGTTTCAGTGTTTTGTGATAGTCAATCTGCTTTACACATAGCTCGTAATCTTGTTTTTCATGAACGAACAAAGCATGTCGAGGTTGATTGCCATTTTGTGCGAGATAAGCTCCAAGAAAGATTGATTTCTCTTCATCATATTGATACTGGTGCTCTGTTAGCAGATGTCCTTACTAAAGCTCTTATTGGTGTCAAGCACTCTACGATATTGAGCATGTTGGGTGTGAAAACCTCACCTCCaactttggggggggggggggggtattgaATTGAGATAACTATGTATATTTAGTTTTCCCTCTCCGTATGTTTTGTAGAGTTTAGCTAGCTTATTTTGTTAATCATAGTTAGTTGGTAGTTAACTATGGCCTAGCTGTCAAGGTAATTAGAATTAGTTAGTGGAGTGGTACCCACGTATGTGTgtgcatatatacatatactgTTAGATATTAGAAATAAATAACTTTCATTCTCTCATACTTGTAAATTAAATCTTCCTCCTCAGGTCATGCGGAGCTTCTAGAGCTCATCAATGGAGTTTTTGATCAACGGTGAAATTCGATATCTCAAATATACAAGTTGATAATTTTCATGGCCAAACACTGACTATGAAAAAAGTGAACTTTTTTTTTGGCCAAACGGGCCCTACGTTGGCTTTAGTGGATTATCACATTCCTTGGTGCTCTTGTTTATGCAGAAACCTAATGTCATTAAAAATGTTGAAGGGTCTAACATAACTATAATTCTGAATATTCTTTTATTATCTTAACTGATTACGTACATTCAACTATTAATATCATACGATTAATTAAGAATTTTTTGCAAATTCAACAGATTTTAGTTGTAACATATACAAGTGTAACGTAACCATTAGCTGTGATTCTACTTCTTGTTGGTAGATTTATTTAGTCGAATATCGTCAAGATTAAAATTATAATATAGTATCAATTACTGAGGGATGACGACTATCCTTTTGCTTTAGAAAACACTACTGTAATAGCAGCCAATAACCAAAGTAGTTGATGTGCTGGTGTGGGCCGGGAGGGTCACTACTTCCTACTTCTAAAAATATAGGATCTAAATACTGCTAAAAATATAGGGTCAAATTTATTCAAGCAAGATTGGCAATCATCCCAAATTAAAGAGATTATAAATCCAAACTGACTAGCGCGTTTCGAATCTGACGGCCTGCTTCTCATCAAATTTATAAAGTTACAGATTCATGTGTCAGAATCTTATTCACATGCTGAAGCGGTTTACCTATGCACTCATAGCAAGAGTGGCAAGAATGCCaaaggcctcatttgttttttttttaagattaacaCGTctaaatctgaatacacatctttATATCAAAATATGCAGTAAGATTAAGATATTTGAATGTGAATACATATTTAAATATTAAAATGTGTATCAAGATTTGAATACTAAATGATTGAGATTGTtttaaatgtataaaatttatctttatttgaaaattaataaacacaaaattcaaataaaaaatgctaattaatctaatattctatcaataatatatatattaaaaatatggTAGTTAGTGGTGGTGATGGCTAATAATGGTGCTTGGGAATGCCGCGCGGTGGTTGGTGGCGATTTTGGTTGGTAGCGATTGTCCTAAGTAGTAGCTAGTGGTGATTGATAGTGATAGGAATTATGGTTGAGGATGGTAGTGGTGGGTGGTTAttaggggtgttcaaaccgaaccgaaaaaccaaaccaaactgattaaaaaacccgactaggtttagtttgatttggtttggtattgagtaaaaaacccgaaccaaaccgacatataaatatataaattttatttatatttttaagactttatagtgaattttctttagaaaatatagaaatatttgggatcctctcatgtattaaccttgagagcgtaaattaacaaaaaattatTGTTAATCGACTACGAAAATAACTATTATGTATTACTAAAAAAAGTacccattagaatattttaatagatcatatgtttgtcaatttttttccatatttactaaacatatattcacttatcaaagctttatctataattttaacaaggtaagattgaaataatattcatgtaacaaaaaaacccgaaaaacctgacaaaaccgaaccaatccaaaccgatatagttagtttgatttggtttggttttgataaaaaccgaaccaacctggtccatgtacacccctagtggTTATAATTAATAATGGTGGATGGTGGTGGCGGTTGTGGCTGTGATTGAGGAAGGTGGTGGTAGTTTATAATGGTGGGCGGTCCCGGCTATGGTTGTTGATGGTGATAGGGTGGTTAGTTGTcgtagttgaggtggatgagttTGTGGTTGTGGTTAAGAATGATGATGGTAGGGTAGTAGGGATGGTGGGTGGTGGTTGTAAATAATGGCGGCTATGATTGAGTATGGTGGTAGTAGGTGGCATGATGATAGTTGATAATGATAGGTATTGGTGACAATTAATAATGAATGTGGATGAtaacatcttaatgaaattaaattTTTATTATAGATCttaattaagattcagactttaaaaacaaacgcacttaatatctgagatctgaatgattaaaATTCAGAGCTCGATTAAGTGCAAACAAACGAGGACTACGCTGACCAAAAACCGGAAAATACGTATCCAGTTCAAGTAGTTCTAAGATCTCCTGGGTAGCCCATAGATACGACGAATGGCCCTCGATGAATTCAGTTACATCAACCTGTTAAAAGCAATGAGGCACCAAAGAAATTGTACTTCAACTAAATGGAGACAACTGGAATATAGAAAACAGAAATTGGGAACATAAAAACTTACATTTTCAACACCAGGAACCTCAACTGGTTGAATACCAGCCAAGCCTTGAGTAAGGAGACTGTAGAAGAAATTACAGAAGTCACAATAAAGAGAAGCGAAAACGACACATCAAACATGAAAGCAGATATAGGGGAATCCCTGAAACCGTCAAATACATTGAAAGCAGATACGGGGTTTCGTGTAGACAGGTGAAATATGTTGCAGCTGCAGCAGTTAACATTTTCAACATCAGTACTATGCTAGCGGATAATGCATACCTGGCACGAAAGGCAACTCCAAGCATCCAATCGTTTGTAGAGTAAGCATTCACAAATCTACCAGCTACCACCTGCAAAACAAGAACAGAGAGCTTCGCATGTAATGAGGTTGAAGCCCTATACTAGTAAGgaaacaaaacaacaacaacaaccactcAGTAGAATCCCACTAGTGAAGTTTGGGAAGGGTAGaatgtacgtagaccttacccctaccccgaagggatagagaggctgtttccgggagaccctcggctcagagacactagtaaggaaagaaaatataaagaaaaagatGGGAGGGAAGGGGGAGGCCCAAGATTTATTAATTAAAAGTAGTTAAAATCAAGAAAAGCACGACAATGAAAACCTTTCTAGCTGCTTCCCAGTTCATATCTTTAATTGCAATGGGTGCCCCAAGAAGAACAACCCTTTCCACTAGTCCAGCTGCCAAAATTTAGAAAGTACTTCAGGATCACAGGAAGCAACTCAACAATCGGTAAATCAAATTACTACATCTCAGCTCGAATTAGTTGTTGTCTAAGAAAGCAAATGATCAatctaaaaagtaaaataaaaacgAACACTTACAATTATTTTCAGTCTCAGCCAGAATCTGGAGACATTTAAAAATAACTCTTGCCCCTAGTGAAAATCCTACAAGTGTCACAGGCCTGAAACATTCATGGACAACCAATAATGGAATTGTCTTACACGTAAACCCAAACTTTCAGGACAATCAATTGGAATTTTCTCCAAATTATATTTAAAGCTTGTATACCTGTGCCCTTGTAATCCTTTTTTCAACACTTCTGCCAGGAGTACTCCTGCTTTATCAGATCTGCAAATGCAAATTCAGAGTTTTTTTTTCCAATCAAAGAAATATGATACTCCGCTTTCGACACAAAATGGTTTAGTATAACTGCTCGATGATTTAAGCAATAGGATTCTGGAGCATAATCAGCACCATTGGAGAAGGGAAAGAAAGGAGAGACTAGAAATGCTAGTGATACAAAACTTAAAATGCAAATACGGGAAAACAGTTTGGATTCTTTCTTTGGATTTTCTCATCCTTACAATTAATTTACCACCTTCCCTTATTACAGATGAACCTTATGATTGCagagaaaatgaaaggaaaacaACTCCAAAACTTCCTCCTTCCTGATCCACATCCCACAACAGAAAAGAACGTGCAATGAAAAATAAGCAGATAAACAGAAACCTGTCCACAGCAATTGACCATGTGCTGTCTATAAAATCAGTAATAGTAAGTAAAGCTGCAGGCCAAGCCAATGCTGTTAAAAGAGTGTGTAGTACAGTCATCATAGCGCCTTGCTTCATCAACTCCAATGCAATTCCTGTAATTTAGTCATGTTGTCTATATCACACACTAATAATACAATTGTATATGGTCAGTGTATTACATCACCTGAAAGTAAAGTATAAAATTATTTACTTGACGTCAGCCAGTCCTGAATCGCAGTGCTTACAGCAATAAGATTCTTAGATTCCCACTGCAATATATACCTGACAAAATTGTGAAATGTAAAGACAATTTATTCTTTTCGCATTATACTCCTTGTACTAAAGATATGGGAAATGATTGGGTTGTTCTTATAAACACAGGTAAGAAATGTTAAATAAAGTTCATTGTTAACTTGGTAGTATTTCACCAATACAAAAATAAactgagaaaaaaaaaataaagaatgacGTTTTACCTCTCAGAATTATCATATTGACCTTCCCAAGGTCTTAAAAAATCTTCCTCCTCAAAAACAAGACCCGAGATCAAGATCTGAACTGCCAGACGCTGAGAGGATGATATGCAGAGTAAGAACAAATAACAAGGAGCATTTATGGTCCATAAGTGAAAATATAATTCGTGGTAATTATGAGAATAAAGATGAAAGGATAGAAAGAAACAATAAAACAGCACGCCTACATACCCAGTGGAACAATACATGCTAAGAAGACAATATCAAGTATGAAAAAAGAGAGCTCATTGACTTACCCCCTGGTTGTGGTTTTCCCCTATAGCCTTGAACTCAAATTCATCGACATCTCCAATTCTCCTGGCCATTTTAGTTCCTGTAAGTCCAGCTCCAGCAGCTGGGTAATCAAAAGTATCAGTACAACATTAAATAACCGTAGAATCCACTTAAAGATGTTCACACTCCAACGCCAGTCTCAATTTTATGGGTTAGCCTTGCATTATCTGTCTCCATTATCATGCCATAAAAAGGAGATTCAACCAAAGAATGTTAAAAacttatacacacacacatatccTGCAAAACATGTGTTAACCTCCAAATGATGCCGCAACTGCAACAGATCCCGCAACACTTCCtgcagcagtagcaacagcagcgAACCCACTTGCTCCAATCACAGGAATAAGAGTCCCCAAGGTAGGGGCTAAAGCACCAAAGCCAGCAGCTATTGCTGGAGCAGCCAAACCTGATTGATAATAAAACAAATTTTGTTCTCTAAGACAGTTGTTCATTGAACATAGTAGAACCTCTCTATGAatcaaacaaactgaaagaacaGAGAATTCTG
This genomic stretch from Nicotiana sylvestris chromosome 9, ASM39365v2, whole genome shotgun sequence harbors:
- the LOC104210045 gene encoding uncharacterized protein isoform X1; translated protein: MSPSILTPTHKYAAGALFGLSLHQAQIHQTCPLGFPPDDSLSEERSSNGSSSDSVSDDPHLWVHESSALLRPIFKFLEIDEKAWSGLEETAASTPPKHHVGAFLRLLSEESSDDSSEAADMELALANGVDAMVSSMERTSDNESEKEKRREYKHECREKLSIADVKSTSDVEKTNVKNYQEKSQKPSSIAGAHLEAVSGSDEKPVEEVSMLGYSRKVTILYELLSACLAQVPEDGKQSTRRRNGYDARHRVALRLLTTWLNVKWIKMEAIETMVACSAMALLKEEESKEESQSPDSSWAKWKRGGIIGAAALTGGTLMAITGGLAAPAIAAGFGALAPTLGTLIPVIGASGFAAVATAAGSVAGSVAVAASFGAAGAGLTGTKMARRIGDVDEFEFKAIGENHNQGRLAVQILISGLVFEEEDFLRPWEGQYDNSERYILQWESKNLIAVSTAIQDWLTSRIALELMKQGAMMTVLHTLLTALAWPAALLTITDFIDSTWSIAVDRSDKAGVLLAEVLKKGLQGHRPVTLVGFSLGARVIFKCLQILAETENNSGLVERVVLLGAPIAIKDMNWEAARKVVAGRFVNAYSTNDWMLGVAFRASLLTQGLAGIQPVEVPGVENVDVTEFIEGHSSYLWATQEILELLELDTYFPVFGQRSPRLFALNRALNFNHSDLRY
- the LOC104210045 gene encoding uncharacterized protein isoform X2, with amino-acid sequence MVRTRGNCCVYTTKASCWSEAADMELALANGVDAMVSSMERTSDNESEKEKRREYKHECREKLSIADVKSTSDVEKTNVKNYQEKSQKPSSIAGAHLEAVSGSDEKPVEEVSMLGYSRKVTILYELLSACLAQVPEDGKQSTRRRNGYDARHRVALRLLTTWLNVKWIKMEAIETMVACSAMALLKEEESKEESQSPDSSWAKWKRGGIIGAAALTGGTLMAITGGLAAPAIAAGFGALAPTLGTLIPVIGASGFAAVATAAGSVAGSVAVAASFGAAGAGLTGTKMARRIGDVDEFEFKAIGENHNQGRLAVQILISGLVFEEEDFLRPWEGQYDNSERYILQWESKNLIAVSTAIQDWLTSRIALELMKQGAMMTVLHTLLTALAWPAALLTITDFIDSTWSIAVDRSDKAGVLLAEVLKKGLQGHRPVTLVGFSLGARVIFKCLQILAETENNSGLVERVVLLGAPIAIKDMNWEAARKVVAGRFVNAYSTNDWMLGVAFRASLLTQGLAGIQPVEVPGVENVDVTEFIEGHSSYLWATQEILELLELDTYFPVFGQRSPRLFALNRALNFNHSDLRY
- the LOC104210045 gene encoding uncharacterized protein isoform X3; the encoded protein is MLERLLSEESSDDSSEAADMELALANGVDAMVSSMERTSDNESEKEKRREYKHECREKLSIADVKSTSDVEKTNVKNYQEKSQKPSSIAGAHLEAVSGSDEKPVEEVSMLGYSRKVTILYELLSACLAQVPEDGKQSTRRRNGYDARHRVALRLLTTWLNVKWIKMEAIETMVACSAMALLKEEESKEESQSPDSSWAKWKRGGIIGAAALTGGTLMAITGGLAAPAIAAGFGALAPTLGTLIPVIGASGFAAVATAAGSVAGSVAVAASFGAAGAGLTGTKMARRIGDVDEFEFKAIGENHNQGRLAVQILISGLVFEEEDFLRPWEGQYDNSERYILQWESKNLIAVSTAIQDWLTSRIALELMKQGAMMTVLHTLLTALAWPAALLTITDFIDSTWSIAVDRSDKAGVLLAEVLKKGLQGHRPVTLVGFSLGARVIFKCLQILAETENNSGLVERVVLLGAPIAIKDMNWEAARKVVAGRFVNAYSTNDWMLGVAFRASLLTQGLAGIQPVEVPGVENVDVTEFIEGHSSYLWATQEILELLELDTYFPVFGQRSPRLFALNRALNFNHSDLRY